Proteins encoded together in one Lathyrus oleraceus cultivar Zhongwan6 chromosome 5, CAAS_Psat_ZW6_1.0, whole genome shotgun sequence window:
- the LOC127079219 gene encoding uncharacterized protein LOC127079219, producing the protein MNPPEFHGGLDPVKAHKWINNILRIFQIVHCSEDNKVVFASHMMRGLAIRWWESASIVMTNQGVPRDWEHFKTTFLDKYFSRTLRTHKQFEFQQLRQGNMSMDEYAEKFEDMATYFRQAMYGLDEKWKVDQFLFGLRSEISHSVS; encoded by the coding sequence ATGAATCCTCCTGAGTTTCATGGTGGATTAGATCCTGTGAAAGCTCATAAGTGGATAAATAACATATTGAGAATTTTTCAAATAGTGCACTGCAGTGAAGATAATAAGGTTGTGTTTGCTTCTCACATGATGAGGGGTCTTGCTATCAGATGGTGGGAGAGTGCTTCGATTGTAATGACTAATCAAGGAGTACCCAGGGATTGGGAACATTTTAAAACTACTTTTTTGGACAAGTATTTTTCAAGAACTTTGAGGACTCATAAGCAGTTTGAATTCCAGCAGCTTAGGCAGGGTAATATGTCAATGGACGAGTATGCAGAAAAGTTTGAGGATATGGCAACTTACTTCAGGCAAGCCATGTATGGATTAGATGAGAAGTGGAAAGTTGATCAGTTTCTATTTGGATTGAGGAGTGAAATATCTCATAGTGTTTCTTAG